In Candidatus Kaelpia imicola, the genomic window CCTGAGCAAAAAAGAGAGAACCGCCTTTAAACCTCGATATATCCATAAACAAGTAGAACGCGCCCTCAGGTTTTATAAAAGATATCCCATAGCCATCCAACATCTGCATCATAACATCTCTTCTCTCTTTAAACTTCTTCTTTATAAAAGAGAGCCAGCTATCATCCATCTTCAAAGCCGCAAAAGCAGCCTTCTGACTTATGCTCGATGCGTTTGACGTCATCTGAGACTGCATCTTTGTTATCTCAGAGACCAGTTCTATATCCGCACCAATCCAGCCGATTCGCCAGCCTGTCATAGCATGTGACTTAGAAACACCGTTTATCGTTATAGTATTTCTAAAGATCTCACCCGACAAGGATCCGATAGAGATATGTTCACTCTCATATATGAGGTGCTCATAGATCTCATCGCTTATTATAAATATACCTCTCTCTAAAGCTATCCTTCCAAGAGACTGCAGCTCGTCTTCTCTCCAAACTATGCCGGTTGGATTAGTAGGGCTGTTCAATATAATACATTTTGTATTTTCGGTGATAGCTGCTTTCAGCTTGTCAAAGTCAGGCCTAAAGCCACTCTCCCTGCTGAAACTTACGATAACAGGAACCCCCGATGACAGCTTCACCATCTCAGGATAACTCAACCAATAAGGAGCCATAATGATCACCTCGTCGCCTTCGTCTATCAGGGTCATCAAAACATTTATCAGGGAATGTTTTGCGCCGCTGGAAACTACTATTTGGTTAGGGCTATATTTAAGATTATTCTGAAGCCTAAACTTCCTTGCAATCTCTTCTCTCAACTCAAGTATACCTGCAACCGGAGTATATTTTGTAAAACCGCTATCAATGGAATCTTTGGCATAAGATTTTATCTCATCTGGAGTATCGAAATCAGGCTCACCTGCGGCAAAGTTTATTACAGACCTGCCTTCTCTCCTAAGCTTCTTGATGAGAGAAGTTATTTTTAAAGTCTGGGAAGCTGATATACTTTTTACTCTCTTTGAAAAATCCATGCTATCTATTTTAAAACACTTAAAAGAACACTCTATTTTTCTTTTCTGGATTTTAAAAACCCTTTTAACCCCTGGAAGAAACCCTTACCTTTATCATCTCCTTTGTCTTCTTTCTTTTTAGAATCTTTATCTACCTCCTTTCTTTCTTTTTTCTTATCCTCTTTTTCGGTCTTCGGCTTCTTAACCGCTCTCTCTTCCTCCACCTCTACCTCGCCAACATCACCTGACAATTCTTTTTCCATTTTCATGGCTCTCTTCTCTTTTCTTAAACGGCGTGATTTCTTCTTATCTTCAATCACTTCTTCTTTTATCTTTGTAAACTCCAGAATAGCCATTAAGGCATTATCACCGCGCCTATTGTCTGCTTTTAAAACACGGGTATAGCCTCCCGATATGTCCTTAAAACGGGGAGCAATGTCATCAAAGAGTTTTTTAACCAAACTTCTATCCTGCAATAACTTATAGACCTCTCTTCGGGAATGTATATCGCCTCTCTTACCTAAGGTTACAAGCTTATCTATATAGCGAGACGCCGCCTTAGCGCGCTTATAGGTTGTCTTTATACTCTCATTTTTGATTAAAGATATAGCAAGACTTTTAATCAAAGCTTTCCTTTGATCGGCAGGCTTAGATAGCAAGATAATCTTTTTACGGTGTCTCATTTTATACTGCCTCCTCCTGCAATTTTGTCTTTATCTCCTGGGGTAATTCCATTCCGAAAGACATTTTCATCTCTTTTAGAATATCTTGCAGTTCGTTCAGAGACTTTTTACCAAAATTACGATGCTGAAGCAACTGCTGTTCTGTTAACCGAACAAGATCTCCTATCGTATTGATGTTGGCATCTTTAAGGCAATTGGCACTTCTGACAGAGAGCTCTAGCTCAGTTATAGGCATCTTAATCTTATTTAAAAAATCATGATCAAGCACATCTACAACCTCTTCCTCTCCCTCTTCAACAACCTCTCCCATCTGCGTAAAAACATCCAGATGCCTCTGCAAGATATATGCTCCATAGACCAGAGCTTCTTTAGGTTCAACACTCCCATCTGTTGTTATCTCTATTATCAGTCTCTCATAATTTGTTACAGCTCCGACTCTTGTATTCTCCATTCTAAAATTCACTCCGGTAACAGGAGAGAAAAGAGAGTCAATTACAATAACTCCTATAGAATCGTCTTCTCTTTTGTTTCTATCTGCTGGAACCCAACCGCGGCCACGTCCTATCTCCATCTCAATATCAACGTCTATATTCTCAGTAACGGTTAAAATCCGATGCTCAGGGTTGATAATCTCTACAGTCTCATCTGCTGTAATATCACCGGCCTTATAATCTCCCTTTTTAGAAAGTTTTAAAGTAACTCTCTTAGGCGCACGAGAATGAGACTTTAAAATCAAACCCTTAAGATTCAATACTATTTGAGGTATATCCTCAAGAACTCCTTTTATGGTAGAGAACTCATGGTCCACTCCTTTTATCTTCAAGGATGTAACCGCGCTACCTTCAATAGAAGAGAGCAGTATCCTCCTTAATGAGTTACCTACTGTCACAGCATAGCCTCTTTCAAATGGCTCAGCAATAAATTTTCCATAAGTAGGAGAGTAGCTATCTTCATCCCACTCTATCTTAACGGGCATCGCAAATTCTTTCATTCTTATTCCCATATCTAACCCTCCTTATCTGGAATAAAATTCAACAATAAACTGTTCTTCTATCGGAACTACAATATCTTCTCTGGCAGGAAAATTTCCGACCCTAACTTCTAATTTTCCTTTGGGAACCTCCAGCCAAGAAGGAACAGGCCTATCTTCGGCCATCTCTTCGTTGGCTTTTATAATACTCTTGGAAGCCTCTCTTTTCTTAACTGTTATCACGTCATCAACAGAGACAACGCAGGAAGGGATATTTACCCGTCTTCCGTTAAGATATATATGCCCATGATTAACCAGCTCTCTAGCCTGCGATCTGCTTAAAGCAAAGTTTGCCCTGAAGATAACATTATCAAGACGCCTCTCAAGAAGCTGAAGCATAATCTCACCTGTTACCCCTTTGGTCTTGGCTGCAATTTGATAATATTTCTTCATTTTCTTCTCACTAACACCGTAAATATTCTTAACCTTCTGCTTCTCTTTTAAACGAACACCATAATCTGAATGCCTTATACGCCTCTTCCCATGCTGCCCCGGCGGATAAGGTCTCTTATCTACTGCGCATTTATCTGTATTACACCGCCTACCTTTTAAGAAAAGCTTCATACCAGCTCTTCTACATAACCTACAGACTCCAGTTCTTAATTGACTCATCTATGCTCCTCCTTAAACTCTTCTTCTCTTTGGCGGCCGACACCCATTATGCGGTATCGGTGTTATATCTTTAATCACTCTTATGTTAAGACCTGCTGCCTGAAGAGACCTAACGGCAGTCTCTCTACCTGCCCCGGGACCGTTGATATAAACCGTAATCTCTTTAACACCATAATCCAGAGCACGCTTTGCAGCCTGCTTAGATGCAATCTGCGCGGCAAAAGGAGTAGACTTCCTGGTTCCTTTAAAACCGGCAACGCCGCCTGCTGCCCAAGAAAGCACATTGCCATCTTTA contains:
- a CDS encoding pyridoxal phosphate-dependent aminotransferase, with the protein product MDFSKRVKSISASQTLKITSLIKKLRREGRSVINFAAGEPDFDTPDEIKSYAKDSIDSGFTKYTPVAGILELREEIARKFRLQNNLKYSPNQIVVSSGAKHSLINVLMTLIDEGDEVIIMAPYWLSYPEMVKLSSGVPVIVSFSRESGFRPDFDKLKAAITENTKCIILNSPTNPTGIVWREDELQSLGRIALERGIFIISDEIYEHLIYESEHISIGSLSGEIFRNTITINGVSKSHAMTGWRIGWIGADIELVSEITKMQSQMTSNASSISQKAAFAALKMDDSWLSFIKKKFKERRDVMMQMLDGYGISFIKPEGAFYLFMDISRFKGGSLFFAQELLDKKLVGVIPGEPFGADDYIRLSYATSIENIKEGIDRIGKFFNG
- the rpsD gene encoding 30S ribosomal protein S4, coding for MSQLRTGVCRLCRRAGMKLFLKGRRCNTDKCAVDKRPYPPGQHGKRRIRHSDYGVRLKEKQKVKNIYGVSEKKMKKYYQIAAKTKGVTGEIMLQLLERRLDNVIFRANFALSRSQARELVNHGHIYLNGRRVNIPSCVVSVDDVITVKKREASKSIIKANEEMAEDRPVPSWLEVPKGKLEVRVGNFPAREDIVVPIEEQFIVEFYSR
- a CDS encoding DNA-directed RNA polymerase subunit alpha, with amino-acid sequence MGIRMKEFAMPVKIEWDEDSYSPTYGKFIAEPFERGYAVTVGNSLRRILLSSIEGSAVTSLKIKGVDHEFSTIKGVLEDIPQIVLNLKGLILKSHSRAPKRVTLKLSKKGDYKAGDITADETVEIINPEHRILTVTENIDVDIEMEIGRGRGWVPADRNKREDDSIGVIVIDSLFSPVTGVNFRMENTRVGAVTNYERLIIEITTDGSVEPKEALVYGAYILQRHLDVFTQMGEVVEEGEEEVVDVLDHDFLNKIKMPITELELSVRSANCLKDANINTIGDLVRLTEQQLLQHRNFGKKSLNELQDILKEMKMSFGMELPQEIKTKLQEEAV
- the rpsK gene encoding 30S ribosomal protein S11 — translated: MAQQLKKRVKKKKITRRVEFVIAHIQAPFNNTIITITDKDGNVLSWAAGGVAGFKGTRKSTPFAAQIASKQAAKRALDYGVKEITVYINGPGAGRETAVRSLQAAGLNIRVIKDITPIPHNGCRPPKRRRV
- the rplQ gene encoding 50S ribosomal protein L17, which gives rise to MRHRKKIILLSKPADQRKALIKSLAISLIKNESIKTTYKRAKAASRYIDKLVTLGKRGDIHSRREVYKLLQDRSLVKKLFDDIAPRFKDISGGYTRVLKADNRRGDNALMAILEFTKIKEEVIEDKKKSRRLRKEKRAMKMEKELSGDVGEVEVEEERAVKKPKTEKEDKKKERKEVDKDSKKKEDKGDDKGKGFFQGLKGFLKSRKEK